Part of the Salmo trutta chromosome 2, fSalTru1.1, whole genome shotgun sequence genome, gttggaaccaaaaatctcaaatttggactcagagcacaggacagatttccaccggtataatgtctattggcccaagcaagtttcttggcccaagcaagtctcttcttattggtgtcctttagtagtggtttctttgcagcaatttgaccatgaaggcctgattcacacagtctcctctgaacagttgatgttgagatgtgtctgttacttgaattctgtgaagcattcatttgagctgcaatttctggtaactctaatgaacttatcctctgcagcagaggtaactctgggtcttcctttcctgtggcaatcctcatgagagctagtttcatcatagcgctcgaTGGCTTTTGCGACTGCAAGTAACCTtccaagttcttgaaatgttccgcattgactgaccttcatgtcttaaagtaatgatgggctgtcgtttctctttgcttatttgagctgctcttgccataatatggacttggtcttttaccaaatagggccatcttctgtacaccacccctaccttgtcaaaatacacctgattgactcaaatgcattaagaaggaaagcaattccacaaggcacacctgttcattgaaatgcattccaggtggctacctcatggagctggttgagagaatgccaagagtgtgcaaagctgtcatcaaggcaaagggcggctactttgaagaatctcaaatataacatattttgacttgtttaacacttttttagtcactacatgattcaatgtgttatttcatagttttgatgtcttcactattattctacaatgtagaaaatagtaaaaataaagaaaaaccgtagaatgagtagatgtgtccaaactttactGGTACTGCATTATATACCCTTACATAACCTACATTTCCTGTCCTCTAACCCTATTCTGCTTTCAGGTATTAGAGGACACATTCAAAGTTTGAGGAGTTGGCACAGCATGCaaattgtcatataacctgcaaaGAACGCTAAAATATTTTGTTTTCCTATTGGCAGCTGATTTTAATATATGTTCTATAAACATTCAGTGCTATAAACATTCAGTGCTAAGGCAGACAGAATTTGAGAAATGCACTTACAATTTCTGGGCATGAGAAATTCTATTCAGAAGAATGTTTATCTGCAAAAATAATATAAAAGGCATTTCAACACACATAACAAATACTTTAAGGGCTAACCAGACTAAAGAGGACATTCCAGGGGGGAAAACTACACTGAAACGTTAACGTAAATAACTGTGGTGTACAATCGCAGTCTCCTCACCTCGTATTTCTGTCTTCTTGTCTTTTCAGTCAGGTCAAATTTGTCTGACTCGAGCTGGTAAATCCACTCCCACATCTCTTTAGCTCTCTCCCTGAGAAGACACAGAGCATTAGGAGTCGGAGATGGAGGACTTGTACTCTCAATCGTTGCTCACTCAGGAGAACATGGACTTTGATAATGCAAGTGAAGTTCATTGAAGACTAGTATTCCATTTGTAGGTGTAAGAACCAATGCTGGAGATGAGACATTGACCAGCGTCAGCACCGGGTACCATAACGACATACGAAAATGAAtcctgaagcagggaacagagcttgggaacagacagatataggggaggtaatgacacaggtgattgagtccaggtgagtccaataattgctgatgcgcgtgacgggggaaggcaggtgtgcataatgctggggagcctggcgcctttgagcgccagggagggggagcgggagcaggcatgacagaAGGCTATGGCTCCAATTTTAAGTATCCACTTTCACTGCTTCAACAACAAATAATACATTCCAATCTCTAAGAGGGCATGAATTCCCTTTTCATACTATCATCCCAACCCGAACCTTACTGGGCTAACTCAGTTCTTTTCTAATTGTATTTTAATCTTAAACAGCACGGTCCAGGACCTATGGTAGATGCGTAACCAGGCCAGTGCAGTACAGCTTGGCTCAGCTTGGCTTGGCTCAGTAGTCCGAAAAGGATATCACTGACCTCAGGCCGTCCTCTCTCAGGTTGTCAATGGCGAGGGGTTTGCGTCTCTCCGCCAGTGTCTTCTTCTTGATCTCCCTCCCTGTttgtctcttccctctcctctgctctgcctgGGGCATCACCCACAACTCGATTAGTGATTAAACCAGCACTACGAGGGTTAATTCAGTTAACACATATTCCATACATACACATTTTCCctcttacacatacacacacacacacacaaactaagcACCTTCAGTATACTGTAAACGCTTACAACCAACAAAGTGTAAGCATTGGTAAAGATTATGCTTAAGAGCTATTCCACTAGTATCTTTGTCTCTGCAATATCATTAGCATTCTGACCTTTGCCAAGAAACCCCCAAAGTGAGCCCCCATGTTAGAGAGCACTTTCTTCTTCTTGGCGTCGTCATCCGCCCTTTTCTTGGCTTCCTCGTCCTCCTTCCTCTGCCGCTCTTCCTGAGTAACAAAAATCTAATCTTTTTACAATAGTTTTATCATATCAACACGTATTCAATTGATTTCCGTGACTAATTGTTTTTGACTGCCAATGAACATTTACAACAGGTGCCTCGATAGTGCTAGCTTAAGCAGATGCTCTGTATTGCGGCTTAGGCCTACCGCAATTCTCGTCTGTCTGTCCCGTTCTTTTTCTGCTCGCACGCGCTGCTGCTCCGCTCTCTCTGATCTGCGGTTGTCCTGGAATAGAAACCAAGTGCAGACTCGCCTCGTAATAGCCATTAATTCCTTAATTTATACATACCACTACACTAATCACGTATCAGCCTTTCcccaaacacatacacatacattatTCCCGGACATAGATTTGTCCATGGAGAAtccatgtatatactgtatacactatagagagagagaaagagatgcctGCAACAAGCACATTAAATGAAACATTAAAGAAAACAtacaggatagaggagagagagtgagagagagagagcgatggggtGATCGACCTACAATCCTGTCCTTGAGTCCAATgagttcttcctcttctttcttcCTCTGGTCAAAATGGACGTCGATCAGGGTCTGCAGCTCCAGAAGATCCTTCTCCATTCTTTTCCTGTGGATGTCCTGTCACAAACCAGAGTTCATGAATACAAGTCAATAAAATGGTCTATATATACATAAGGGACCATTTTCCACAACCCAGGTTAAGTTAAGTCCCGGACTTATAAGCATTTTCATTGGAGACTATTGAGAATGCTTTTTAGATCAGGACTATGAttaatctgggtctgggaaactgTCCGTAAGTGTGATCAGAaaagtaaaacaaaaacacagagatAAAACCCACATGTAGGCTCACGTCAAAGTCCACCCTATCCCCCTCAGGATTTTTGGGGGCAGCGAGCTGGGAGACCATGGGCCTGTAAAACAAGATGAAGTAAATGAGTTACATCAGGATTAAACACACTGACAACCTAAATGCCAAACTACTAAATATACTTAAATTACTACTAAAGTATTTGCCTTTGTTAAACTGTGCATGTTGTACTTTGTACTGTAAAGATACATTCAATTAAAATTGTTCTATTTAATTATATGTTTTGTATTCAGATACAATATGAAATCAAACTTCAATAGACGATTTTACCAGATACAGATTagacctagtcctggactaaaaggtGCTTTCAATGAAGATTCTCCATTGAGAATATTTTTTGGCCAGGACTAGGCCTAATCTGTCTGGGAAATCGGCCCCAAGTGTTCTGTGTCATGACAGAGCAAATCCTCAAAAGAAAAAGAAACAACTTAATTCACAAATTTAGCAGTAACTGTTAACTTGTGAAGACAGACGTACTTGTATTTAGGACGTTCCTCTTCTTAGTACAAGGCGTGGAAGAAATGACAGAGAAAATCAATATCAAACCAAAACACAACTAACACTTTGCAACGGTCGATTTCAACTTCCTTGTAGGTAATTGGGTTGAGTGGGACTGGGATATCATCCTTCAAATTCGTTTTTTCAAATGAGAAATAAATGATAAACCGATATTACACACCAACAATGAACATGTTTACAATGGTGAACAAACTATTACAAAATAGGTAGGAGGGGAGAAAGGGAAAGTCAGACAGCGTTAGAAGACACTTTTTAGTCAGGCAGGTATGTTTGTGCAcaacagtggcgtgtattcatgggtgCCAAGGGAAGCATAGCTTCCCCAAAAAATTGACCAAGATAAAAACCCCATACAAAATAACTTATCTTTCGTCTCAATGTGTTTCATAAATGTtcttcaattcacaagaggctgaatgtatcgcACCGGTGAAAGCATACGAGCGAACATaacagcgcccctctgtttcagtatgtatagcccatctatctgatgctctctggtcaaaaatagtatgacattgttgctgccgtggcattgaatgcaagggaagccagcgagcaaaaaagtataaaataatagccagtcaGCGTTGAgttaaactgagtgagctcagctgtgaatggtcctggcacaccaaaaaaaaggagtcaagggaagccagtttgaaGCCAAACATCATTGACAGAAGAAAACTagaattgttgcatcttgtgtctatgtcctccggtggctagctagctaaaatcgtccctttcttaaattagccatggatggagatagggatttgagcttgtggttttacttaattctccgtactggtcaatgattataacagcgattctgatccaacaataaattcatacattgtgcccctggccttagaggatggaagttcaacatgtagctagatggATGTAGTAGACTAATGataactagctggcctggcgcaTCGTTGccagttaggctagcgagcaagcattttagccagataGCCTAgcacaacaaaaactaaaagcatgtactgtatgacagagtcatagccTGTTTAGGGAATATGAAAAATGTGGgtggcattggcatttctctacaagtagggtgagtcagcATGGTTTTCTacttgcaagcacacacacacacacacacaccacagacacacacacacacacacgcagaaatcaataacatggacagccacatcatatttagcttacattgacTATAGTAAATCAttttttggtatattttagttgtcattgtattagactaagcatatgtgattagatgatgttgaaatgttgaagttgaaaggGCGCTTGAATAGTGGCGGCAGCGCCTGTTTTCTTTGCAATtaaatttttttgtatttttatttaacctttatttaactaggcaagtcagttaagagcaaattcttatttacaatgacggcctacaccggccaaacccaggcgacgctgccctatgggactcccaatcacggccggttgtgacatagcctggacttgcggtaactctccgtggttctaaatcaatattcttttaatagtccggaaatgtcagaaacattaacttgattgaccatgctgtaggtcatgtaactgtttgttacatgcaacatgctttgtggacttcaccggacagattttgctctccggttttgtgatgaaacaaaaggcctgattgaatttattctgccactgtgtcttcttattgtctcagccttaggcCAATATATCATGGTGtaaaggcatatgaactaacaggttaaagagcaaacaacacaattatcacaacacatacagtaggttgtaatatTGCTTTTTTTCCCTGGCTTCCCTGaggattttacccacgcaccactactgGTGTACAAGACTTGACACTCTCTGTACTCTAAAtgctcttgtcacgtcctgaccagcagagggagtaattgtattatatttggtcaggacgtggcagaggggtatttgtttcatatggttcgggttgtgtgtgttatttaaggggtgtttggtttatgtagtctggggtttgagttattgttctagtgttggttttctatggttttctagtctgtctatttctgtgtggtttgtgtggctcctgatcaggaacagctgtacatcgttgttcctgattgggagtcatatattagatgcttgttttcacctggggatttgtgggtTGTTGTATTTCGCATTGCTGTTAttatttagcctgtgaaactgtcggtctgttgttctctgttttgttgtttttccgtgttcactttatttaataaattaatatgatgagcacgcaacccgctgcgccttggtcctctctctcctacgacaaccgtgacagctctGGCTCTGTTCACCAGGATCAAcaccggagagagggagagaatgactGATAAGAGAATGACGCTCTTTTTGAGGAACATGTTCTCCCCTCCCATGGGCACGGCCAGCAGCAAGAAGCAGAGTCACAATCATATGTCCCTTCTAGAGAGATTGGTTGAGGGCATTCACTGTAATGTTTCAGGGTCTAAATAGAGTAATAATATTGTGAGGATGTGTAATATCAAGGATCATGTTAACAAGAAGTTGTGACTCACCTCCTTGCTCCTCGTCCTCTGTGGAGCGAGTAGGTGAGAAAAATAACAGATAAGAGAGGAGTGGGTGAGATTGAGACAAAAAGACAAGTGACAGAAAATACCTTTACCCTCCTGCTGATCCCttaaaaaagagagaaaatatgTGTTATCAGTTTTAAATACATATGAACAACAAAGTATTGAATGTAGTTATAGAATATCACTAATAGTTATTTTAATTAGAATAGTTGATGATTActcactcattctctccctctatgtCAGACATAGTTactctgaagagagagagagggggagagagagagagagatgtgtgcaACAAACACAATAAACAAAACGTACAGGCCTCAGATGACCATTAGGAGAAACTACAGCATTTAACTAAGCAAAGGATCACGACCTCACTGTatagaaggggacagagaggcTGAGGGTGTGGCGGTATCAAGTTGCCCAGGATAAGAGGGGCATCAGCCGTTGAATTCCACTCAGTTGATTTAATTTACAAGAGTGACAGCAAGATGGAGAGATTTGGATGGGCCCCCATGCCACGATTTACGCTAGCCAAATCAATTATGATAACTTTATCGCCTTGCACTGGGCTGAATTGTGGAGATAGCTTAAACACAAA contains:
- the LOC115160497 gene encoding troponin T, slow skeletal muscle; the encoded protein is MVSQLAAPKNPEGDRVDFDVSLHDIHRKRMEKDLLELQTLIDVHFDQRKKEEEELIGLKDRIDNRRSERAEQQRVRAEKERDRQTRIAEERQRKEDEEAKKRADDDAKKKKVLSNMGAHFGGFLAKAEQRRGKRQTGREIKKKTLAERRKPLAIDNLREDGLRERAKEMWEWIYQLESDKFDLTEKTRRQKYEINILLNRISHAQKFKKVHGKGKVGGRWK